In one window of Musa acuminata AAA Group cultivar baxijiao chromosome BXJ3-2, Cavendish_Baxijiao_AAA, whole genome shotgun sequence DNA:
- the LOC103975602 gene encoding receptor-like protein 4 isoform X3 — protein sequence MERERGRVSSWGGGERREAAGMLLPCAVRRPLLRCIILSAVSLWIPAAARNKEPYAMRISCGARDDISTKPTNTLWYRDFGYTGGKFANATVPSFIEPPLKTLRYFPLSDGLQNCYKINNVPRGHYQVRLFFALIADPSFDSEPTFDISIDGTQIYSLKSGWSNIDEQSFVEAFVFVTDSSFTTCFHSTGHGDPSILSIEILQIDDNAYYFGPLWGKGTVLRTAKRMTCGSGKSAFDEDYGGNHWGGDRFWLGVSSFPDSGQPTSTEHNISQTSISPNFYPENLYQSAIVGDDDQPDLSFQMEVDPNKKYSVWFHLSEIDSKITGEGQRVFDILLNGDIAFENVDIIRKTGGSYAALVLNSTIEASGRTLTITFRTKPGSHAIINAIEVFEVIVAESRTLAKEVKALQNLKTSLGLPRRFGWNGDPCVPQQHPWSGVDCHFDRKIVKWVIDGLGLDNQGLKGFLPNDIAKLQHLQSINFSDNSLYGGIPSSLGTIAGLQILDLSYNQLNGSIPQSLGRLMKLQILNLNGNLLSGRVPANLGGRPLHRASFK from the exons ATGGAAAGAGAAAGGGGACGGGTGAGCTCCTGGGGGGGCGGGGAGAGAAGGGAAGCCGCCGGAATGCTGCTGCCATGTGCAGTTCGTCGCCCCCTTCTCCGGTGCATCATTCTATCAGCCGTCTCCCTGTGGATTCCAGCTGCTGCTCGGAACAAGG AACCATATGCCATGCGCATTAGCTGCGGAGCTCGAGACGACATTAGTACTAAGCCTACCAATACCTTATGGTATAGAGATTTCGGTTATACTGGTGGAAAGTTTGCAAATGCAACAGTCCCTAGTTTCATCGAGCCTCCACTGAAAACACTTCGCTACTTCCCCTTGTCTGATGGGCTGCAGAATTGTTATAAAATCAACAATGTTCCTCGAGGACACTATCAAGTAAGGCTGTTTTTTGCGCTAATTGCAGACCCCAGTTTTGACAGTGAGCCTACTTTCGATATCTCCATCGATGGAACCCAAATATATTCTTTGAAGTCTGGTTGGAGCAACATTGATGAGCAGTCGTTTGTTGAGGCATTTGTATTTGTTACTGATAGCTCTTTCACCACTTGTTTCCATAGCACTGGTCATGGCGATCCATCCATCCTTTCAATTGAAATCCTTCAAATTGATGACAATGCATATTATTTTGGACCACTCTGGGGTAAAGGAACAGTGCTTAGGACAGCCAAAAGAATGACATGCGGTTCTGGAAAGTCGGCGTTTGATGAAGATTATGGTGGCAACCACTGGGGTGGGGACAGATTCTGGTTAGGTGTTTCATCTTTTCCGGACTCTGGTCAACCCACATCAACTGAACATAATATTAGCCAGACATCGATATCGCCAAACTTCTACCCGGAGAATCTTTATCAGTCAGCAATTGTTGGCGATGACGACCAGCCTGATTTATCATTCCAAATGGAGGTGGATCCAAACAAAAAATATTCTGTGTGGTTTCATCTTTCTGAAATTGATTCCAAAATAACTGGTGAAGGCCAAAGAGTTTTCGACATATTGCTAAATGGTGATATTGCATTTGAAAATGTTGACATTATTCGAAAGACAGGAGGAAGTTATGCAGCCCTTGTGCTGAATTCTACTATTGAGGCAAGTGGGAGGACCCTAACAATTACTTTTCGAACTAAACCTGGAAGTCATGCGATCATAAACGCAATTGAGGTATTTGAGGTTATTGTAGCAGAGTCCAGAACTTTAGCAAAGGAAG TGAAAGCTTTGCAAAATTTGAAGACCTCACTGGGACTTCCACGTCGTTTTGGTTGGAATGGTGATCCATGTGTTCCTCAACAACATCCTTGGAGTGGAGTTGATTGCCACTTTGACCGCAAAATTGTCAAATGGGTTATAGATGGACT AGGTCTAGACAACCAGGGTTTAAAAGGTTTCTTGCCAAATGACATTGCTAAGCTGCAGCACTTGCAAAGCAT AAACTTTAGTGATAACAGCCTATATGGGGGCATTCCATCCTCTCTTGGCACAATTGCTGGATTGCAAATTTT GGACCTCTCCTACAACCAACTCAATGGATCAATTCCTCAGAGCCTTGGCCGGTTGATGAAATTGCAAATACT GAATCTTAATGGAAATCTATTATCTGGAAGAGTTCCAGCAAACCTTGGAGGACGGCCACTTCACAGGGCTAGCTTCAA
- the LOC103976268 gene encoding protein DETOXIFICATION 18-like: protein MASMLPLLRGKEKGRAWWTRLIDVSEARAQLFFAFPMILTNVSYYAITLISVMFAGHLGDVELAGSTLGNSWGTVSGLALMTGLSGALETLCGQGYGAKLYRMLGLYLQSSIIISTFFSIFVSLLWYYSEPVLIWLHQEPEVSKMAALYLKYLIPGVFAFGSLQCMLRFLQTQTVVIPLVVCSVVPLFVHVGLTYATVHVFGLGFVGTSLSASISLWISFIMLAIYVSCSIKFRHTWEGFSAEAFHHIIPCMKLAIPSAVMVCLEYWAFEILVLLAGLLQNSELSTSLVAMCVNTEAIAFNVTYGFSAAVSTRVSNEIGARNVEKAKNAVSMTLKLAVFLEVTVVLLLAFGHDLWASFFSNNQEIIKAYAYMTPLLTVSILLDSAQGVLSGVSRGCGWQHLAALTNLVAFYVIGMPLALLFGYKLGFQAKGLWMGLICGLFSQTCALIVITVRTKWTRTELADEDGESEVLVYTG from the exons ATGGCTTCAATGCTTCCCTTGCTGCGTGGCAAGGAGAAGGGACGGGCATGGTGGACGCGGCTCATCGACGTGTCTGAGGCCAGGGCTCAGCTCTTCTTCGCCTTCCCCATGATCCTCACCAACGTGTCCTACTACGCCATCACCCTCATCTCCGTCATGTTCGCCGGCCATCTCGGCGACGTCGAGCTCGCCGGCTCCACTCTCGGCAACTCCTGGGGTACTGTCTCTGGGTTAGCCCTCATG ACTGGCTTGAGTGGGGCTCTCGAGACGCTCTGCGGTCAAGGATACGGCGCAAAGCTGTACCGAATGCTCGGGCTATACTTGCAATCATCCATCATCATATCCACCTTCTTCTCCATCTTCGTCTCCCTGCTGTGGTACTACTCAGAACCCGTATTGATCTGGCTGCACCAAGAGCCCGAGGTGTCGAAAATGGCGGCTCTTTATCTCAAGTATCTCATTCCGGGCGTCTTTGCATTCGGCTCCCTGCAGTGCATGTTGAGGTTTCTGCAGACGCAGACAGTGGTGATCCCTCTGGTCGTGTGCTCAGTGGTTCCACTCTTCGTCCATGTCGGGTTGACATACGCTACGGTCCATGTCTTCGGCCTTGGGTTTGTGGGCACGTCGCTCTCTGCTTCCATATCACTGTGGATATCCTTTATAATGTTGGCAATCTACGTGAGCTGCTCCATAAAGTTCAGACACACTTGGGAAGGGTTTTCTGCAGAAGCCTTTCACCATATAATTCCCTGCATGAAGTTGGCTATTCCCTCGGCTGTGATGGTGTG CCTCGAGTACTGGGCGTTCGAGATCTTGGTCTTGCTCGCAGGGCTCCTACAGAACTCGGAACTGAGTACCTCGCTGGTCGCGATGTG CGTGAACACAGAAGCAATTGCGTTCAATGTCACATATGGATTCAGTGCGGCTGTGAG CACACGCGTGTCGAATGAGATCGGTGCTCGAAACGTAGAGAAGGCCAAGAATGCGGTGTCAATGACACTGAAGCTGGCTGTGTTTCTCGAGGTGACAGTGGTTCTTCTGCTGGCTTTTGGCCATGATCTATGGGCAAGCTTTTTCAGCAACAACCAGGAGATCATAAAGGCATATGCCTACATGACTCCCCTGCTCACAGTATCCATTCTCCTGGACTCAGCTCAGGGAGTCCTATCAG GAGTCTCCAGAGGATGCGGCTGGCAGCACCTGGCGGCACTGACTAATCTAGTGGCGTTTTATGTGATCGGCATGCCATTGGCACTTCTTTTCGGCTACAAATTGGGTTTCCAAGCTAAG GGGCTATGGATGGGTCTGATTTGTGGCCTCTTCTCTCAGACCTGCGCCCTCATAGTTATCACTGTTCGCACAAAATGGACAAGAACAGAGCTCGCAGACGAGGATGGAGAAAGTGAGGTGCTTGTCTATACAGGATGA
- the LOC135631991 gene encoding glyoxysomal processing protease, glyoxysomal-like, which yields MALVDVTASSVALLSLLGGDSGLQESSSWEVGWSLVAREGDTQAGMIESATRIAILGIPKVELKNMLQVDISEVQQRGDLLLVMGSPFGILSPSHFLNSISSGVVANCCSAGSVKNSLLLADIRCLPGMEGGPVFDRHACLVGMLTSPLRQKSSNAEIQLVITWNAIATAWGNGLQNEPQNVQQEVAGRYINKERRVLLNLANSRGPIRCLPEGSDFPNLVPSLRKAMSSVALVTVGDGTWASGIVLNPKGLILTNAHLLEPWRFGRKSLVNLVKKSTRFSVECSVSFSEQEEKISEDKRQRFFLSASGSSSAYGDIGHDASLLNRSHKNYRKISVRLDNVERQFWCDASVVYVSNGPIDVALLQLDHVPCQLCPINPEFHCPSIGLPVHVIGHGLLGPRSGIWPSVSTGIVSHVVRVPEPLHIEKSGIVETEKRSVPVMLQTTAAVHPGASGGAVVDSDGHMIGLITSNAKHGGGRTIPHLNFSIPCAALLPIFRFSDEHDWSMLKVLDEPNDLLSSVWALAPPPSQSKQSISEKNDQEGKGSRFSKFLAKKHSGLEDLTHVIKEKLPSKL from the exons ATGGCATTG GTCGATGTTACTGCATCTTCTGTTGCTCTTCTATCATTGCTTGGAGGTGACAGTGGCTTGCAAGAAAGTTCTTCATGGGAAGTGGGTTGGTCCTTGGTGGCTAGGGAAGGTGACACTCAGGCAGGG ATGATCGAGTCAGCCACAAGAATTGCGATTCTTGGAATTCCAAAAGTAGAACTCAAG AACATGCTGCAAGTAGATATTTCTGAAGTTCAACAAAGAGGAGATCTGCTTTTAGTTATGGGTTCTCCTTTTGGAATCCTGTCACCGTCGCACTTTCTCAACAG CATATCTTCTGGAGTTGTGGCAAACTGTTGTTCTGCTGGTTCTGTTAAAAACTCATTACTACTTGCTGATATTCGTTGTCTTCCTG GAATGGAAGGTGGTCCTGTTTTCGATAGACATGCATGTCTTGTTGGCATGCTGACAAGTCCATTGAGACAAAAAAGCAGCAATGCAGAAATTCAG CTTGTAATTACATGGAATGCAATAGCAACTGCCTGGGGAAATGGGCTGCAGAACGAACCTCAAAATGTCCAACAAGAAGTGGCAGGCAGGTACATCAACAAAGAAAGGAGGGTACTTCTAAACCTTGCTAATTCCAGGGGGCCCATCAGATGTTTACCTGAAGGTTCTGATTTTCCTAACCTCGTCCCTTCACTCAGAAAAGCTATGTCTTCTGTTGCTCTTGTTACAGTAGGTGATGGGACTTGGGCTTCTGGAATTGTACTCAACCCAAAGGGTCTCATACTAACAAATGCTCACCTTTTGGAGCCATGGAGATTTGGCAGAAAATCATTAGTGAATCTTGTAAAGAAAAGCACTAGATTTTCTGTTGAATGTAGTGTTAGTTTCTCTGAGCAAGAGGAAAAAATAAGTGAAGACAAGAGGCAGAGATTTTTTTTGTCAGCATCGGGAAGCTCTAGTGCCTATGGGGATATTGGCCATGATGCTTCACTGCTCAATCGAAGCCACAAAAACTATAGGAAAATCTCGGTTCGTCTGGACAACGTGGAACGCCAGTTTTGGTGTGATGCTAGTGTGGTTTATGTCTCAAATGGACCAATCGATGTTGCACTGTTGCAGCTTGATCATGTTCCATGTCAACTTTGTCCCATCAATCCTGAATTTCATTGCCCATCTATTGGTCTACCCGTGCATGTTATTGGGCATGGTCTTCTTGGACCTCGATCCG GCATCTGGCCATCAGTTTCCACTGGAATTGTATCACATGTTGTTAGAGTTCCAGAGCCTCTCCACATTGAAAAATCTGGCATAGTGGAAACTGAGAAAAGAAGTGTACCAGTGATGCTTCAAACAACCGCTGCAGTCCATCCAGGAGCTAGTGGTGGTGCTGTGGTTGATTCAGATGGCCATATGATTGGTCTAATAACAAG CAACGCCAAGCATGGGGGTGGGAGAACCATACCACATTTGAATTTTAGCATTCCGTGTGCAGCTTTGTTGCCCATATTCAGGTTCTCAG ATGAACACGACTGGTCGATGCTAAAAGTCCTGGACGAACCGAATGATCTCCTGTCCTCTGTTTGGGCATTGGCGCCTCCCCCGTCCCAATCAAAGCAGTCCATCTCAGAGAAGAATGACCAGGAAGGCAAAGGATCTCGTTTCTCCAAATTCCTTGCCAAGAAGCATTCAGGGCTTGAGGATCTAACACACGTTATTAAGGAGAAGCTGCCTAGCAAGTTGTGA